In the uncultured Methanobacterium sp. genome, one interval contains:
- a CDS encoding CBS domain-containing protein, with protein sequence MKYSFKIFSIFNIPVELHISFLLLMALIYGVAIFNLVPGVDLNAALLITLLFVTVILHELAHSYVAQRYGIGIERIVLLPIGGVSSMEELPKDPGQEFRIAIAGPLVNILIALICYGLFFGLLQSYPSIASFLNYFALVNVILGAFNLIPAYPMDGGRVLRAFLAGRMSYLQATETAASVGKFLAIFMAVVGIFWNYFLILIALFIYIGADAEYKEIMISTLLEGIKVKEIMTHEVITIPPETSVEETLKIMFRSKHMGYPVMDAENILGIITFHDISRARKGDDKKPVTEFMTSDLVITSPEELLNDALAKLSQAHVGRLPVVENDQLVGIISRTDIMRAMEIIKLKK encoded by the coding sequence ATGAAATATTCCTTTAAGATATTCAGCATCTTTAACATCCCTGTAGAACTGCATATTTCATTCCTGCTCCTGATGGCCCTGATCTATGGTGTGGCCATCTTCAACCTGGTCCCGGGAGTAGATCTAAATGCAGCATTACTCATCACTCTACTTTTTGTAACAGTCATCCTGCACGAATTAGCCCATTCCTACGTTGCTCAACGGTATGGTATTGGCATTGAAAGAATTGTACTTCTACCCATTGGTGGTGTATCATCAATGGAAGAGTTACCCAAGGATCCAGGCCAGGAATTCAGAATAGCCATTGCAGGACCCCTGGTAAACATTTTAATAGCCCTGATATGTTACGGGCTCTTTTTTGGACTGTTACAATCGTATCCCTCCATTGCATCCTTCCTTAATTACTTTGCACTGGTGAATGTGATTCTAGGGGCTTTCAACCTGATCCCGGCCTACCCTATGGATGGTGGGAGAGTTTTACGGGCCTTTCTAGCCGGGAGAATGAGTTACCTTCAGGCCACGGAAACTGCTGCTTCGGTGGGTAAGTTCCTGGCCATATTTATGGCGGTGGTTGGTATATTCTGGAATTACTTCCTGATACTCATTGCCCTTTTCATCTACATTGGAGCTGATGCCGAGTACAAGGAAATAATGATTTCCACCCTCCTGGAGGGAATAAAAGTGAAGGAGATAATGACTCATGAAGTGATAACAATTCCCCCTGAAACCAGTGTGGAAGAGACCCTGAAGATCATGTTCCGTAGTAAACACATGGGGTATCCAGTTATGGATGCAGAAAACATTCTGGGCATCATCACTTTTCATGATATCTCCCGGGCAAGAAAGGGAGATGATAAAAAGCCAGTGACTGAATTCATGACCAGTGACTTGGTCATCACCAGCCCTGAGGAACTTTTAAATGATGCCCTGGCCAAATTAAGCCAGGCCCATGTGGGAAGACTCCCAGTGGTGGAAAATGACCAGTTAGTGGGCATAATCTCCAGAACCGACATTATGAGGGCCATGGAAATAATTAAACTAAAAAAATAA